A stretch of DNA from Temnothorax longispinosus isolate EJ_2023e chromosome 2, Tlon_JGU_v1, whole genome shotgun sequence:
AGCCACAATGTATGAGATTACATGGACTAAGAGCTTGTGTTATCAGGGCATTGCATTACAGTTATTTTAGAACGCCGGAAGGGGAAGGAGACGATATGTCTTACTTACGACAGGACGAGCCGCATTCTCTCGTGAAAAGAAAATGCACTCTCATGTGGAGTAAAGTAAATTGCGAATAACTCTTTATCCGCATTTAAACTATTAAGCTCAAGTAAACGTATAGCTGttcttttgtatataaattttaaattatgtaattatgtaaaatggTATCTAGCaattgtgtaattatattGGACTTGTCATCCTTTACTTCACGCCGCATGATAATACTTAATGTTGTGTGTTTTAGGAGGTGAAAGTAtggtatttctattttaagttGAAGGAAGTTTCCAAAACGCGCAACAGCTCTATAAACCAATGTAAGCAACGTGATGGTAGAAAAACCGAATTTCTCGATACATTGGAAGATGTAGCTGTTAATCCTGAGGAAGGTTGCAAAGTGCTTAGGGTGTGTAACATAAAAGACTCGTTCGTAGATTTTTGATGAAatgaatttttgtttgtagtaatatattttaatgcgtTTAATAACTTATGTGTAGGTGACTTGTTTAAAGTATAGTATGTTACCACCTGTGATCGGATTAGTCCTGCAAACAGTATCTGAGAATCTAATGCCCGGCTTCAGAGAACGCAGACTTCAACTTGGATTCGGAACGTCGGATGCTCCCGGTACATTTACAAATCAAGTAGTACTCCGTAACGTTATCAATTACCGTATCTTGAATTGGTGGGATCCTGCCTATCCTCATCAGGACGTGAGCTACACGATCGAATTGCCCCAAAGTGACTCGTGGGACTAGAATTTATTACAGATTGTtcttatattttgtgtattacatTGGGAAAATAGACAAGcctttaaattttgtaaagacAAATATATCAACGCGCAACAAATGCAAAGTTGTTTGAATTAATACCTCCTCTTTTTCATCAGATATTCATGAACGATGCatgatttatgaataatttcttaattaaatcataataacataatttgagggaatataaaaaatgcaaataataaaacagagACAATGCAAATTTTGTGCAAAGACGTTTTATGTACATCATTGTATAGGAGGAATATgtacaacaaaataaaattcttacacATACGATTATAAATCATAAACATTCAACTTGATTGTGACAGCTCGAATATGAGATGTTATTCTATTTTCGAAGCTTTTAATTGTTACAGTGACGAACGATTTACAATGATGTAATTGATAAGACGGCGTCTTTGGGTTATTTCTGAATTGGCACATTTTGCGAcacaattaaagattattgttaaatttcattttttaacagCCGCTTCTACAGCATCTACCAATTCCTGCAGGTGATGTATGTTGGTAGTCGAGATATTAAGATCTTTGacctataaataaatgaataaattagacataaaaatttattttaaatgtgcatATTTCCTTACCATATTTGTGTAACCGTCCACGTCCACTTTAAGCTGAATACGTATCTTTTCGTCGTCGCTAATTCCCTGTGGTTCTGAAGGAAGAATTCCAGTGGATTTATCACGAATCTTTTTCAACCTCCTTAAACTCTCCTCCGTCTTTTGCACAGACGTTAACACATCCGTGACGAATAATAAATAgctaaaacaaaattaaatatttctactgtatggataataaattttacattgttttgatacattttcagattttttaataacaatattgttggggaaataaatttatcgtttACCTTTCTGTTAACGAAGATAAAGTTAACTCCAAccaaagaagaatattttcggGAATGATCTTGTTGTaatctgtataaaaattagtaaGAGGGACCATCGCACTCTTTACGTAAGGACAAGGTTTAGTTGGCACGTCTCGCTTTGTTCTCCTAAATAATCGAGGAATGTCGCTGACTTGTTTCAAGTGCGTTACACATTGCTCTGAAAGCTCATTTACAATTTCTTTCGTAACTAAAGGTAAAAGATTAGCGAGACTCTTCGACGTTTCACCTAAAGAATCTAAAATACGAATCAAGGtgagataaatttaatattatataatgtattatttttagaaaattcgTGCTTACATATTACCTTCTAATAATTTCGATACTGTAACATTCTCgtctttaatttttgattgCACCATTTGTAGGAAAGATGGAAGGgcatttatcaatttttctatGTCACTATACAAATATACTAGAAAGTTTAATCTCGTGGAACGTTCTGAGTCACTTGAATTATTAGTTTCATTTATCACTGGCCATACCTATAAGCACAAAATTGGTCTCTGTACATGAAAATATCGAGAactaaatttgtatataaatgtcgCATTGTAATAAGCTAAATGTGAAAACATACTTGTTTTATTGCACTCTGACACCAAGTTTGATACCTCGAGCTTATTTGAAGACTGAGTTTCCAGAATCTGACAACAATAACAATGCGTTAGTTTAATAAAGACGTTAGAGTTgcaatagaaattattatcacAGGCAGAATTACAGATCAGTTGCTCACCTGTGGAACAGTTGATACAAATAGATGTCGTCAGCCCAAATCCTTAGCAGATTATCCCAAACCACATCGGTTGCATAAAGGGAGAAATCTTTTTGCGTCAGCGAAATCAGACTACCTTTGACCGAGTCCGGCGATACTGGCTCAGCTAACATTGCCTCCACGCTGCCGGCTATCTCTTGAAATCGTATTTGAAAGTACACCGGCAGATTCCATTTCTTGAGAAAACTCTTGTATTGTGGATGATTCTTCAATGCCGCCAAAATTTCAGGCGTAACGCACTCCATCTCCAATTTCGTTAAAAACTCTAACGTGGCTGTATACCTCTAAAATTTAACGTTAACTTGAGAGATATACATTTCTATACCTTAacacaaatttcaaatatttttcatactttGTGAAATAGTACTGGATCTCCCGGGGCA
This window harbors:
- the Fsd gene encoding transmembrane protein 183 isoform X1, which gives rise to MSALRKKAGRRRETRTDNRVGADVTIDDFANTSRIHARSKKSVTNVSNEVKQEATKEEKPAWDETDEETLLRDNTRGRRNRRKSKCQKDNDEDEGIDYPLDIWFIISEYIQPEAVGKFASICRSSYYVTTTGKFWFHLYRSYYKFVPNLPERLQPQCMRLHGLRACVIRALHYSYFRTPEGEGDDMSYLRQDEPHSLVKRKCTLMWSKEVKVWYFYFKLKEVSKTRNSSINQCKQRDGRKTEFLDTLEDVAVNPEEGCKVLRVTCLKYSMLPPVIGLVLQTVSENLMPGFRERRLQLGFGTSDAPGTFTNQVVLRNVINYRILNWWDPAYPHQDVSYTIELPQSDSWD
- the Fsd gene encoding transmembrane protein 183 isoform X2; translated protein: MSALRKKAGRRRETRTDNRVGDVTIDDFANTSRIHARSKKSVTNVSNEVKQEATKEEKPAWDETDEETLLRDNTRGRRNRRKSKCQKDNDEDEGIDYPLDIWFIISEYIQPEAVGKFASICRSSYYVTTTGKFWFHLYRSYYKFVPNLPERLQPQCMRLHGLRACVIRALHYSYFRTPEGEGDDMSYLRQDEPHSLVKRKCTLMWSKEVKVWYFYFKLKEVSKTRNSSINQCKQRDGRKTEFLDTLEDVAVNPEEGCKVLRVTCLKYSMLPPVIGLVLQTVSENLMPGFRERRLQLGFGTSDAPGTFTNQVVLRNVINYRILNWWDPAYPHQDVSYTIELPQSDSWD
- the Cog2 gene encoding conserved oligomeric Golgi complex subunit 2 isoform X1 — encoded protein: MSNGNITLPKAPKNLCFSELDFVQENFDVDTFLQDHRKNGKLETMRDDLGMYLKLLRSAMIDLINRDYTDFVNLSSNLIGLDKAINDLQAPLGQLKEEVMQVRQALDDEITAISANLNDNLKIRERKQSLHSLQHVYKSLRKLTSILCMKTFMENPTKIDVLEQAAIELNQLKFHMSRCKSDISADQEKETIELESLYLTCLNELFLACIHEKNSNLAIRCLRIYLTLDKITNAEELVRHELVRPLIYNVINEENLQSDPLGLQSIYHRLLNILDVELKQLLDITLHPERMSVKGFNFLVNSFWVEIEEKIEQYIKSIFAPGDPVLFHKRYTATLEFLTKLEMECVTPEILAALKNHPQYKSFLKKWNLPVYFQIRFQEIAGSVEAMLAEPVSPDSVKGSLISLTQKDFSLYATDVVWDNLLRIWADDIYLYQLFHRFWKLSLQISSRYQTWCQSAIKQVWPVINETNNSSDSERSTRLNFLVYLYSDIEKLINALPSFLQMVQSKIKDENVTVSKLLEDSLGETSKSLANLLPLVTKEIVNELSEQCVTHLKQVSDIPRLFRRTKRDVPTKPCPYVKSAMVPLTNFYTDYNKIIPENILLWLELTLSSLTESYLLFVTDVLTSVQKTEESLRRLKKIRDKSTGILPSEPQGISDDEKIRIQLKVDVDGYTNMVKDLNISTTNIHHLQELVDAVEAAVKK